AACGCTGCTTTCCGGACTCGGCCAGTTCCCCGTGCTCGATGGCGCTGCGCCGCCGGCCTCGCGCGGTGCCCTGCGGGACGATCGCGGTGGCCCGTCCGCTGACCAGATCGCAGACCTCCGGCGAGCCTTCGCGGCGCCAGCGGTCGCCGCGGCTGTCCCCGATCGGGTCCGGTTCCGGGTACGAGACCATCATTCCCTCGAAGTTCCGCAGCACGGTGTGCGTCGGACTGGTGGTCACCACGTAGTTCGGCAGCAGCGGAATCTTGCCGCCGCCATGCGGCGCGTCCACCACGAACGTCGGAATCGCCAGCCCGCTGAGACGCCCGCGCAGGTGCTCCATGATCTCGATCCCCCGGCTCAGCGGCGTCCGGAAGTGCTCGACGCCTCGCACCAGGTCGCACTGGAACAGGTAGTACGGCCGCACCCGCGCCCGCACCAGCCCGCGGCAGAGCTCCTCGATGATCCGCGGATCGTCGTTGACCCCGCGCAGCAGCACCGACTGGTTGCCCAGCGGGATTCCCGCGTCGGCCAGCCGGCCGCACGCCGCGACCGCCTCGTCCGTCAGTTCGTTGGGGTGATTAAAGTGCGTGTTCACCCAGATCGGATGGTACTTCCGCAGCATCGCCGTCAGCTCGTCGGTGATCCGCATCGGCAGCACCACCGGCGTCCGCGTCCCCACGCGGATGATCTCAATGCTCGAAACGCCCCGCAACACCTTCAGCACCGCCTCGATCGCCTCCGTGCCCATCGTCAACGGATCGCCGCCCGAGACGATCACGTCCCTGATCTCCGGATGCGCCGTCAGATACGCCCGGACCTGCTCGAGCCGGCACGCCGAGATCGTGCTCTCCCGCGTCCCCGCGACCCGCTTGCGGGTGCAGTGGCGGCAGTACATCGAGCACGTGGTCGTCGCGATCAGCAGCGCGCGGTCCGGATACCGATGCACCAGCCCCGGCACCGGCATGTCTTCTTCTTCTTCCAGCGGGTCGCCCTTGAGGAACGACGGGTCGCACAGCTCCAGGCCCTGCGGCACGCTCATCTGGAAGACCGGGTCCGACGAATCCGCCCGCTGAATCAGCGATGCGTAGTACGGCGTGATCGCCATCGGATACTTGCGCACCACCTCCGGAAGGTCGCTGCGATCCTTGAGGGAGGGAAACTGCTGCTCAAGCTGGGCGGGAGTCCGAACCCGGTGCCTCATCTGCCATCGCCAGTCCCCCCACTGACGCTCATCAACGCCTCTCGGCAAGCCTCCAGGCGCCGGATCGGG
The sequence above is drawn from the Phycisphaerae bacterium genome and encodes:
- a CDS encoding KamA family radical SAM protein; the encoded protein is MQRTDGLSDGDGNSDGARSTGQGCGSAKDPDPAPGGLPRGVDERQWGDWRWQMRHRVRTPAQLEQQFPSLKDRSDLPEVVRKYPMAITPYYASLIQRADSSDPVFQMSVPQGLELCDPSFLKGDPLEEEEDMPVPGLVHRYPDRALLIATTTCSMYCRHCTRKRVAGTRESTISACRLEQVRAYLTAHPEIRDVIVSGGDPLTMGTEAIEAVLKVLRGVSSIEIIRVGTRTPVVLPMRITDELTAMLRKYHPIWVNTHFNHPNELTDEAVAACGRLADAGIPLGNQSVLLRGVNDDPRIIEELCRGLVRARVRPYYLFQCDLVRGVEHFRTPLSRGIEIMEHLRGRLSGLAIPTFVVDAPHGGGKIPLLPNYVVTTSPTHTVLRNFEGMMVSYPEPDPIGDSRGDRWRREGSPEVCDLVSGRATAIVPQGTARGRRRSAIEHGELAESGKQR